In Zingiber officinale cultivar Zhangliang chromosome 1A, Zo_v1.1, whole genome shotgun sequence, a genomic segment contains:
- the LOC122002132 gene encoding octapeptide-repeat protein T2-like produces the protein MVRRTKEAALSSPASRGEGKKVEDGRSSGRRQRSEEKEDGVVAVTVGKKRRGLSSLWSALRGGRRGEAIAGVARVAARERERHSEERERRRSGGRRRRGASREGASGEREREGKGGEVAASGEEKERSGEEAAGDLGSGDVDARRRKKTRWRRKTNHETPPPACYSAYLT, from the coding sequence ATGGTGCGAAGGACGAAGGAAGCAGCACTGTCGTCGCCGGCGTcgagaggagaaggaaaaaaGGTTGAAGATGGGCGGTCGTCGGGTCGGCGGCAGCGCagcgaggagaaggaagatggtgTTGTCGCCGTCACTGtggggaagaagaggagagggctgTCGTCGCTATGGTCGGCActgcgaggaggaagaagaggagaggctaTCGCCGGCGTTGCGAGGGTGGCGGCGAGAGAGAGGGAGCGGCAcagtgaggagagggagaggaggagaagtggGGGCCGGCGTCGGCGAGGAGCCTCGCGTGAAGGGGCTAGCggcgagagagaaagagagggaaagGGAGGAGAGGTAGCGGCCAGTggtgaagagaaggagaggagtggAGAAGAGGCGGCCGGCGACCTCGGCTCCGGCGACGTCGAcgcgaggagaaggaagaaaaccCGCTGGCGGCGGAAAACCAACCACGAAACCCCCCCCCCTGCATGCTACAGTGCATACCTCACTTAA